The Cryptococcus gattii WM276 chromosome F, complete sequence genome segment TATAGGTCTTGATATTTGAGGGGCATTTGATGAGGCATCGCCCAGTCCCGCTGCTGCCGTGCTAGAGGAACCTACAGTTGATGGACTCGGAGCTGATGTTGGGACTGAAAAAGACGGTTGGCCTCCTGAGGCATTTCGCAGAGACCCAGTTGATGCGCTGGCCGCTGAACTTGTTTGGCCAGCAGTAGACCtgaggatggaagaggcAGTCTGAAATACAGGGGGACCCATCGATGGTTTTATCGAACCGCCATTACTTGAAGATGTACcgtcctcctccatcatTCCCGGATGCTGTAGAAGATGCGTAATATTACTGTGTAACTCGAAATCATCACAAGGAATCACTAACTACATGCATATTCAAATGATAACGATGACGAAGATGGAGtcaacctccacctccacctaCCTCGCCACACGGAGTTTCACACCGAAAGTCCGCGTCCATCCATTTCATGTAAACAAAACAGACGCGCCTGTCCTTCTCGcatctccatctttttTGCTCAGACGCCATCCTTCATTAGTAAAAGCAGTACGTCAGTACAGCAACTGATTGACAGCATGGCCCCATCAACAGCTTCTAGGACTGTGTCAAAGAAAGTGAGTGCATTCAGGACATCTATTAATGAAAGGGGACTCTAATGTTTGTTAAGTCTGGCAAGGAAAACACGGCCCCATCTCGTGCGAAAGGAAAGGCTGttgcagaagaagatgtaAAAGATGGAAGCTCTACTGGTGAATTTCGCTATCGCTACTATTATACCCTCTGCGATGCTCATGGCTGGTGATTGATAGAGATGTCCGGTGATGAAGAGCTAAGAAAGTCAGCGACTAGGTCTAAAGGAAAGAGACCATTACACGAAAGCGAATCCAATGAAGAAAGCGTGAAGGAGTTGAAGAAACAATTAGCGAGAGTAAGTAATCGTGTATATTAGATTTTTTTTGGTTAACTCATAATCTCTAGGTGACAAGTGAACGAAACAGGATACAATCTCAAAGTGACAAGTTCTCTAAGCAATTTGAAGAATTGTCAAAACTTCGATCGACAGATGCAGAAGCCTTATTGCAGAAGTACAAACAAAAGACTGAGATCCAAGCTAAAGGTAGAAGATACTGTTCCAACGCAATTTGGGATCTGACATCGTTGTAGCTCAAAACGACATCATTGCCAGCCAAACTGCTCTGACGGAGAAGCTTCAAGCCAAGGTTCAGTCTTTGGAGAAATTACTGGCAGCTGCTCGCGAAGCAGCCATTCCGGTCGAGTCGAATGCCAAGCCCGATCCTAAAGAAGTGCGAGCTTTAAAGGACGAAATAGCAAAGATGAAGTCGGAGATCAATTCCAAGGACCAACGAAGTGGGTGTCAACAATTGCGCGCGAGAGTTTACTGACGTTCGATTTTTCCTTAAGTTGTAAACCTCGAACGCGAGTACAAGGCCGAGGTCGAACACTCCCGCTCATTACAAGCTTCCTCTAAAAATCCATCATCAGCGCTGGCGTCAGATTCCGTCAGTCAGACTCTTGAGGAGGCTGAAAAAGATCATGCCAGCTTGGCGCTTTACGAACAACTCAGTCTGATGAACATTGTCAACGTCAAGATCAAGGACTCGAGATTTGGGAAAGAGAGGACATTCAATTGTGTCATGTGTGTCAATGGCAAAAGTAGGTTTCTAGGTTGTTTTTGTCATCCTCAGCACCTTGCACTCATCTTGTTCACCTACTCCAGGTCTTAACTTCAGGCTCCGTTGCTACACCGAGCTCGATAAGAAACAAGACAAGTCAAATCCGGACTATCCCTATGTCAAAGTTGCCCACTACACACCAGAATTGCTCCAAAACGAAAGCGAAGAATTTGTCGAGAAGCTCGAGTACTTTGCGAGAGAATTCACCGTACCGCGAAGGGAGTTGGGTGGGTTTTTCGCCGAGCTGCGCTCCAAGATGgcagatgatgaggagTAATCGTGCGGTAGATGTGCTAGAATTGTTTTTcttatttttattttttttgGGAGGTGCGGGGAGAGCTTCATGGTAGAATCTTGTATGTCTTCTTGAATGTATTTATAATGTGTTCTTCAGCGCTTCAAGAAGATTCAGTCCAGGCGATATGTATGTACCTAACCTGTTGTAAGTCATACATGTTCATAAATCGCAGACAAGAAACAGCTCTATAGACTCGGTACTCTCGATCGACGCAATTACTCTATTATTCTGCCAATAGTCAAAATAACGAACAATTAACCAAGGCATACGTTAAGTATATAGTATATAGAAATGTCCAATAAAGAGCTAAACTAATATGCTCAGCATATGCTGAATGTCAGGTGTACTCGTGTTTAACGAGAATGTCCTATTAATGAAATAACTGTTCCCGTGACACTTCATCACTTCAGGCACGGTAACTCCTTCCCGTTCTCAGGAAACATCTCACGCTGACAAGTGGGGCGAAAGGGGCTTCAGCTTTCACACCTGGATGTTCTTGGCAATCGCCCGCTTGAACCATCCGGACACAATCCCTCTACcccccttcttctttgatTCCTTTCCGTCTTCCCACTTGTCGCTTACAaactctccttccttcACAACTCTCACCGCATTATCACTACCGTTCCCCGTAGCAGCCGCATTTGCCGATCCACCCGATCCTGATCCTTGAGAATTGGTTTCGCCCAGTGCAAAGCTTGACGAGCAGCTAGAGACGCTGGGATCGAGATCAGGAGTAGGCGGAGAATTGGGTCGGTCGGAAGCAGCTGTCACCACAGAAAGCTTGGACTTGCGTTGATGCTGGTTCTGGGTTTGGATAGGTGGAAGCGCGGGTGCAAGTAAAGTTGGTTTAGGGCTTGAGCTTGGCTGAGAGGAAAGCAATGAAAGCAGCTGGGATGAATTGGGAGCTGACGCTGTAGGGGAAAAATGCTCAGATGTCTGAGGGGGCGTTCTCGCCTGGACGTCATTGAAATTGACAGAAGGTGGGTCACCAGGACTGTTCTGTCTGGAGACAGAGCGGAACGCCGCTGCCGACGCCGACGTGGACGTGGGTGACTTGCGGATTTCAGAAGGACGACGAGATTCGGCAATGACGCCGCACATCGACAAGCAAGATTCCCAGCTGTACAAAAATGCACGAGGTTTGAAGTCTTCTGCACGGCCTTGCGCCCTCATAATTTGATGAAGGCATCTTACACCTCCAACAAGCAGCACTTCTGCGCCACTTACACCATCCTCGGTGATAGCATTTGAGAACATGCTAACAAGGGGAGAGGACCATACGGACGGAGTGACCACGCAGCCGAACAATTCCCGAGAACATCGGGCTTGGAAACTAGGTAAGAGCGACAAGACAAATGACTCGAGGACGGGTGCGAGTGCAGGTGGTGTTTGAGCGGGCAGGACGTGGAGAAGTGTGATAGGGAGAGTATCATTCGAGGTCTTACCACCTACATGGCGACCGAGTGCCGGCACGCATCCAGTAGTGATCACAACCGCCTGGTGAAGCATGTCCTGCATGGCACGTTGGGGTTTGCACATTGACATGGGCGTCATAAAATTGATAACGGCGTCAAACAAATGCGGGCCTTCACCCGAAGATTTTGCATCGCTGTCATGCTTGAACATCCCTCCCAAAAAGTTGTCTCGTGACATGGATGAGATGCGTGAACGAGAATTTCGGCTCGACACCCGAAGAGAACCGCTTGACATGCTATTGGGGATCCTTGGACGCTCGCTATCGGATGCGCTAGGCGAGGGCCGGTCACCTTCTGCGGAATCGAATGATCCTCTCCTGAGCGGTGTTGTCTTACCCAGCCCCAACCCTGAAAGAACTTTCCTCTTGCCTTCAGGAGTTGAAGGAGGAGAGTTTGAAGCACCGCTGAACGACCCCTGCCTAGAACGGGTAGCCAGTGGGGTCTGAGAACGGTATTGCTTGGCTAAAATAGTCGCTTGGTTCAACAGAACAGTAAGATCATGAGCATCGGTACCACTGGCTTTGCCAGAAGGTTGGAAAGGTTGGAGGGTGGGGCAGATCGCTCGCTCCGGAGATGATGATAAAAGGTAGGAGGGCGAAAGAAGAGCGTCAATCTCAGGTATTGGCTTGTAAGAGCCTATCAAAAGGAGGGTATTTGTGAACGCGGGGTTGTAGAGCATCGGCTCAAGAGCCTCGACAGTTACATCTTAAGGGGATAGTCTCAGCATATGGCCTCCGTATGAATCAAAGATTACTTACGCCCCAGAACCAAGACAACCCGCAAGGAATTTGACCAAGTTTCTGAACCCAGCTGCATTTCTGTAGGGTCCAAAACCCACTTTGGCTTTTTTATGATTTGTTCCTTTGGGATACCCCACATTCCACTAGTGAGAGCCTCCTTttctttgcctttgccGTATGATCTTGCCCTATTCATGGTCAGAACTCCGTCGTCAGAGTCCGACCCTCCAGATATACGTCGTCCCCTGTCGCCAGACAATCCGCTTCCGGTCCTCGGTAATTTTCGCTTGTCAGCGAGGTTGTAAGACGACGGTGGCTTGCTCTGAGGAGCTGATTGAGCGTTTTGTCTGTTTTCCGGGACTACAGGGAGAGAGGCCGAGGTTGAAGAGCTTGCTCGAGCACGATTGTTTTCATATGAGGAGATACGTCGCGCGCTCTGGGCCTTGGCATCGAGGAAAGAGTCTGTGAGGGGAGAATGGGTGCCGCTCCTGGCGGAATAAGCGAGAGAACCCATTTGAGCGGGAGAGGATGGTGAACGTGGTGGATGCGATGCTGACTTGGACATGGTTGAGAAACTAACTGGTGAGAGAAGTCTGCGCGGGCGATGCAGGGTATCTACGACTGCGCTTCTACGAGTGGTaagagagaaggatgggCAGACAGTATGAGCGGAAGTCTCgagaagaacgaagagaagatggaatAAAGAAGTTTTTCGGAGGGGGGATGGGAATTTAAAGGAGATGGGAGAGGAATCCTAATGCTTGGGCAAGAGATGATGGGAATCTCAGATCACATAGCGTGACGCAATTTTCTTCCCGCATCAAGAAGACATTCCCAAGAGCAGACATTAAGTTCGCCGTCAAAAGTAGCGACCTCTTCATTCTCGTATTCCAGAGCATGCATGATGGCACAAAAAAGAACTTACCCGCGATGCACTCTGTTTTCGGTAAAACAGCGTTTATCAGCAGTCTCCCGCGTTTGAGAGATGTTGAGATTTGTTTTGATCGACAATGACGACAACAGAGAGAACGACGATCACTTCTGTATTTGTGCAGCGCGGTAGACCTTGGGCTATAgcaaggaagagaaagCAACAACGATTCGCGATGTGAACAGAAGAGCATTTGGATGGGACAATTTGACAGATATCATAATATAACAAGGCGGTAATGTGGAGCGTAGGGCTGTGCGTGATCATAACAATCCTCTTTGTGACAAGTTTCCTTTCCTGTCGATTGCGCAACACTTGTCATCGCTTCTTTCGGCGGCCCTGTACCAGAATTCTATATTTCATAGCACAGGACTGTTCCCTAGTGCATCCGCTCCGCTCCTCCAGGACAAGGCGCTGTCGGGAAAGGAGCAGCCGGATAATCGACGACTGCTGAGTATGAGAGACGTATCCTGAAGACATGCATGTGCATCTTCTCGTTATTAACTCGAAAGTCTACGAAAATTTGACTGCGCCCTGGGCCTGGAGGGATCTGGTAGTAGTCAGTGAGATGACGTGGGGGGCGCCCATTCCCGCATTCGGTAACCAGCACTCGTGTCGAATCTTCATACTCTCCCACTCTCAGGCTACGCGCAAGCCCCGACGTGTCCCAGCCTCCGACCATGGATTGATGACCTTTGTTCATGCATGAAATTGGGCTATCCAAGGATGTATGATTCATCTCGTACAAGAAAGGCTTGATTCTGAAGCCCCATCCTGTGGAATGTTGCATCCCAACACCTCCATATGCATGAAGAATGGCCGTTAGAAAACGGTGGTAATTGCCAAGACCACCCCGACTAATCTGGCCAAACGTTTTTCAGTTTGCGACGATCTCTATTATTATCTCCGCTTCGGGCCGTTGGGGAGATCGCCGCCAACATCAGTCGGAGTTTGTGTCGAGCCTATCTCGCTCCCCTGAGCCGTAGCGCACACTTAAATTGCTTTATTGCCCTCTATTATCTGATAGCCCCACTAAATGTATGATATATATAGTATTGCCTTTTTCAAGTAATCACTAAAATCGCTCCACCATCAGTAGTCGTCTAGTCAGCACGTTAAAGGATTTTGAATTCCAAGTTTCCAGCACTAGACTGTAACTATCCTGTGTTTGGTGTTGCGCTCCATGTCTTTCGCCTTACTGTAGTTATTCAAGTGCTTCTCTGCAGAAGACAAAAAAGGAGTATATTTCTAGGAGGAGGACATATAGGATTAGATTAATTGCTTTCTTCCTGTCGTTTTAAGCTCAGAGATTATAATTATGAATTACGCTAATTGAACGTTGTTGAACGTGCGCGTACGGGACCTGTTGGAAGATCGCCATTTGCATGTGTGGCCCCGTGACCACTGATAACTACTACTGCTGATTGCAGATTGCCGACATCAGCAGCATTAAGAAAGAATAAAGACACGGCGGTCTCTGCGTCGCTCCTTTTAGAGCGAAAAGGGAGATAGCGAGTAGGGTTCGTAGGTCGGTATGCACAGGTACGCTAAAAACCTGGTGGCTTTCGTTCACTGTCCCAATGCAGTATTATTACTGCGTACGATAGGAACAACGTGCAATGATGCTTATAGTAAAGCCCCCTGGAGAAATGATAATGAATGTTTTCAATTCCTTCACAACGAACCTCGTGATGGACCGGATATACATAAAAATTAAATTTCCTCACACACGACGTCATTCATCGTTCAGAACGTTAAAGCCACAAACTCCTTTCGTTATTGATCATGTGCAATAGAAAGAATTGTTGCTTGTTTTGCCTTCTTTCGGACAGTCGAAAGAAACAGCCAGCGGTTTGTTGTTTGTCCCAATATTCGAGCGATAATTTCCGAATGGAACTGATTGCAGTCGTCTCGCATCTTCCGACTTATCGACAAAAGGATCTTTCTTCATATGATCGCGTTAAATGGCATACTTCTTTTGACCTCACTAAAATCTGCAATGATGATCTTCAGTATGCCGTGTCAGTGGGAAAATCACCGCCTGCAGGACAACCATAAGTTTCTCTCGGAGCTGCAACCTATGATTCATTTTTGCGGCACGATAGCATAGGGGGCCCCTAAGATCCTGTCTTTGCCAATGGTCAATGGGCCGGCTGTCGAAACACATGTCGTTGTCCAGTGCTCATTTCCTCACTCACCATCACGCTTTGCTTTGACGCATAAAACGTGCGAGCTGCTGTTGACATTATCTACTGGCGATACTGTAAATATGTTGAAGGCACGACACTCGCTTTAACCTCTATCATCAA includes the following:
- a CDS encoding Hypothetical Protein (Similar to TIGR gene model, INSD accession AAW43950.1), yielding MAPSTASRTVSKKSGKENTAPSRAKGKAVAEEDVKDGSSTEMSGDEELRKSATRSKGKRPLHESESNEESVKELKKQLARVTSERNRIQSQSDKFSKQFEELSKLRSTDAEALLQKYKQKTEIQAKAQNDIIASQTALTEKLQAKVQSLEKLLAAAREAAIPVESNAKPDPKEVRALKDEIAKMKSEINSKDQRIVNLEREYKAEVEHSRSLQASSKNPSSALASDSVSQTLEEAEKDHASLALYEQLSLMNIVNVKIKDSRFGKERTFNCVMCVNGKSLNFRLRCYTELDKKQDKSNPDYPYVKVAHYTPELLQNESEEFVEKLEYFAREFTVPRRELGGFFAELRSKMADDEE
- a CDS encoding uncharacterized protein (Similar to TIGR gene model, INSD accession AAW43949.1) — encoded protein: MGSLAYSARSGTHSPLTDSFLDAKAQSARRISSYENNRARASSSTSASLPVVPENRQNAQSAPQSKPPSSYNLADKRKLPRTGSGLSGDRGRRISGGSDSDDGVLTMNRARSYGKGKEKEALTSGMWGIPKEQIIKKPKWVLDPTEMQLGSETWSNSLRVVLVLGHVTVEALEPMLYNPAFTNTLLLIGSYKPIPEIDALLSPSYLLSSSPERAICPTLQPFQPSGKASGTDAHDLTVLLNQATILAKQYRSQTPLATRSRQGSFSGASNSPPSTPEGKRKVLSGLGLGKTTPLRRGSFDSAEGDRPSPSASDSERPRIPNSMSSGSLRVSSRNSRSRISSMSRDNFLGGMFKHDSDAKSSGEGPHLFDAVINFMTPMSMCKPQRAMQDMLHQAVVITTGCVPALGRHVGGKTSNDTLPITLLHVLPAQTPPALAPVLESFVLSLLPSFQARCSRELFGCVVTPSVWSSPLVSMFSNAITEDGVSGAEVLLVGGVRCLHQIMRAQGRAEDFKPRAFLYSWESCLSMCGVIAESRRPSEIRKSPTSTSASAAAFRSVSRQNSPGDPPSVNFNDVQARTPPQTSEHFSPTASAPNSSQLLSLLSSQPSSSPKPTLLAPALPPIQTQNQHQRKSKLSVVTAASDRPNSPPTPDLDPSVSSCSSSFALGETNSQGSGSGGSANAAATGNGSDNAVRVVKEGEFVSDKWEDGKESKKKGGRGIVSGWFKRAIAKNIQV